One window of Drosophila busckii strain San Diego stock center, stock number 13000-0081.31 chromosome 3L, ASM1175060v1, whole genome shotgun sequence genomic DNA carries:
- the LOC108598292 gene encoding putative uncharacterized protein DDB_G0271606, producing MQYSWLPQERRKLVIREKPPLVISSKRLERLQVNAQQLLKQQQLQLQQERQRHEAQLRSAGEQLVLQFEGRKLCQTEEQQFRSEQRQLQQQQAQAKQQALQENAALRQEEQQRQQQRIAKAQQLLEQLRPGPRELNAARLQSEVLRGINAQRELQQKFALVQQEQQAQQRKVYEAQVQQELQAAQQQHSERQQQLSEHKRELCLAIKQREREREASKAQQMQEAQLERQRNAQQLAAQQAKQRAAQAAKLQQRREQALASLQAAQQRQQRLQMLEEVEQLQCEVHNEAKAKLEQLKVEGAAQRVQRRLQRNEQLAQQLAPRLHYSAGQDEARYEQQLHEMRRAWSVEQQTREQRLKQLKQQRLTQQQAEQQQALSAQQRQAEQRSEAVQRRLQNEQLSVQFKQQQRQQQLQRQRELRQQLDKQSQQRAAQQARPGINYNRDAQLECMREDIFFFDYARQLMTTAQSQGCPLKPFTRVVGQYKLENRIGAQVRVPPHMRTKLSMGRRTQGDSSQLAQQPAQPE from the coding sequence ATGCAGTACAGTTGGCTGCCACAGGAGCGACGTAAGCTGGTGATACGCGAGAAGCCGCCGCTGGTCATCTCCAGCAAGCGACTCGAGCGACTGCAAGTGAATGCGCAGCAAttgctgaagcagcagcagctgcagctgcaacaggaGCGACAACGCCATGAGGCGCAACTGCGTTCAGCTGGTGAGCAGCTCGTGCTGCAGTTTGAGGGACGCAAGCTGTGCCAGACAGAGGAGCAGCAGTTCCGCAGCGAGCAgcggcagttgcagcagcaacaagcgcaggccaagcagcaagcgctgCAGGAGAATGCGGCGCTGCGGCAGGAggaacagcagcgacaacagcagcgcatagccaaggcgcagcagctgctggagcaacTGCGTCCAGGGCCACGTGAACTGAACGCTGCACGGCTGCAAAGCGAAGTGCTGCGTGGCATTAATGCGCAGCGTGAGCTGCAGCAGAAGTTTGCGCTGgtgcagcaagagcagcaggcgcagcagcgaAAAGTTTACGAGGCACAGGTGCAGCAAGagctgcaggcagcgcagcagcagcacagcgagcggcagcagcagctgagcgagcACAAGCGTGAGCTGTGCTTGGCCAtaaagcaaagagagcgcgagcgtgaAGCGTCGAAAGCGCAGCAAATGCAAGAAGCGCAGCTGGAGCGACAGCgcaatgcgcagcagctggcagcgcagcaggcaAAGCAGCGCGCAGCGCAGGCAGCAAAGTTGCAACAGCGACGCGAGCAGGCGTTGGCTTCActgcaggcagcgcagcagcgtcagcagcgactgcaaatGCTGGAGGaagtggagcagctgcagtgcGAAGTGCATAACGAGGCCAAAGCGAAGCTGGAGCAACTTAAAGTTGAaggcgcagcgcagcgcgtgCAGCGGCGACTGCAGCGCAatgagcagctggcgcagcagctaGCGCCGCGACTGCACTACAGCGCTGGTCAAGATGAGGCGCGCTatgagcaacagctgcacGAAATGCGACGCGCATGGAGCGTTGAGCAGCAAACGCGCGAGCAGCGGCTAAAgcagttgaagcagcagcgcctgacgcagcagcaagcagagcagcaacaagcgctgtcagcgcagcagcgtcaagcagagcagcgcagcgaagCAGTGCAGCGCAGACTGCAGAACGAACAGCTGAGCGTGcagttcaagcagcagcagcgtcaacagcaactgcagcgtcAACGCGAGCTGCGTCAACAGCTGGAcaagcagtcgcagcagcgagcagcgcagcaagcgCGTCCAGGCATCAACTACAATCGCGATGCGCAGCTGGAATGCATGCGTGAGGACATCTTCTTCTTCGACTATGCGCGCCAGCTAATGACAACAGCCCAATCCCAGGGCTGCCCGCTCAAGCCATTCACGCGTGTTGTGGGCCAATACAAACTGGAGAATCGCATTGGCGCGCAGGTGCGCGTGCCGCCGCATATGCGCACCAAGCTGAGCATGGGCAGACGCACGCAAGGCGACAGCTCACAGCTGGcccagcagccagcgcagccCGAG
- the LOC108599765 gene encoding microfibril-associated glycoprotein 4-like isoform X1 — MTTSRLIGLQDRWVQFIQPRVAEILSRTGNRMTRTGATTHAQQSLILTARFISFSAQLELPDEDLLDSAIDSECNKLYKSLHAPKINFTGINGPEWTIIQQRIDGKEDFYRNWNTYRNGFGSFNGSFFLGLQNIHDLTSCQRHELYIHMEFFNGTTIYARYDNFTVSDEQDNFRLLSVGEHTGTAEDRLYFHVNRGFTTFDKDNNDWVKVNCAEDRHGAWWYGICSISNLNGKYFDAEVYGYRTSIYWEPWIALKTVKMAIRPFPNKN, encoded by the exons ATGACAACAAGTCGTCTAATTGGATTACAGGATCGCTGGGTACAGTTCATTCAACCCCGCGTGGCAGAAATATTGTCGCGCACGGGAAATCGAATGACAAGAACAGGAGCAACGACGCATGCGCAGCAGA GTCTAATACTGACAGCAAGATTTATTAGTTTCTCAGCTCAGTTAGAGTTACCTGATGAAGATCTTTTGGATTCCGCGATTGACAGtgaatgcaataaattgtaCAAATCACTCCATGctccaaaaattaatttcactgGCATAAATGGACCAGAGTGGACAATTATTCAACAACGCATTGATGGAAAAGAGGATTTTTATAGAAACTGGAATACATACCGCAACGGTTTTGGCTCCTTTAATGGCTCCTTTTTCCTGGGTTTGCAGAATATTCACGACTTGACCAGTTGTCAGCGCCATGAGCTTTATATTCACATGGAGTTCTTCAATGGCACCACTATTTACGCGCGCTATGATAACTTTACAGTCTCTGATGAGCAAGATAACTTTAGACTGCTGTCCGTTGGAGAACACACCGGAACTGCTGAGGATCGGCTTTACTTCCATGTGAACCGTGGCTTCACAACATTCGATAAAGATAATAATGACTGGGTGAAAGTTAATTGCGCTGAGGATCGGCATGGCGCCTGGTGGTACGGTATCTGCTCGATTAG CAACTTGaatggaaaatattttgatgctGAGGTATATGGTTATAGAACATCAATATATTGGGAACCGTGGATTGCACTTAAGACTGTCAAAATGGCAATTCGACCATtcccaaataaaaattaa
- the LOC108599765 gene encoding fibroleukin-like isoform X2 produces MEFFNGTTIYARYDNFTVSDEQDNFRLLSVGEHTGTAEDRLYFHVNRGFTTFDKDNNDWVKVNCAEDRHGAWWYGICSISNLNGKYFDAEVYGYRTSIYWEPWIALKTVKMAIRPFPNKN; encoded by the exons ATGGAGTTCTTCAATGGCACCACTATTTACGCGCGCTATGATAACTTTACAGTCTCTGATGAGCAAGATAACTTTAGACTGCTGTCCGTTGGAGAACACACCGGAACTGCTGAGGATCGGCTTTACTTCCATGTGAACCGTGGCTTCACAACATTCGATAAAGATAATAATGACTGGGTGAAAGTTAATTGCGCTGAGGATCGGCATGGCGCCTGGTGGTACGGTATCTGCTCGATTAG CAACTTGaatggaaaatattttgatgctGAGGTATATGGTTATAGAACATCAATATATTGGGAACCGTGGATTGCACTTAAGACTGTCAAAATGGCAATTCGACCATtcccaaataaaaattaa